The Candidatus Methylomirabilota bacterium genome includes a window with the following:
- a CDS encoding branched-chain amino acid ABC transporter permease — protein sequence MPSLTLLGQALVSGLLAGGLYALLALGLSLSWGLLRLVNLAYFALALLGAYLTYQLGVAFHVPPWLAVLAIVPAFFLVGVLLHLVFAYFRVTEFTSLLVTFGLTVILESVIQWFWTADFRRYETPYATASLRAGPIFVPLLELAACVTAVALALGTWAWLRFTYVGKSLRASAEDPAMAAAFGVNHRAQALLLSGVSAAYAGIAGAFIALIATLAPAQIWAWVGVVFAVAIIGGLANPIGALLAGLFIGISESLTMAVVAPAWAPLVSFSALIVLLIARPGRA from the coding sequence TTGCCGAGCCTGACCCTTCTCGGGCAGGCGCTGGTGTCGGGCCTCCTCGCGGGGGGCCTCTACGCGCTGCTGGCGCTCGGGCTCAGCCTGTCGTGGGGCCTGCTGCGCCTGGTCAACCTCGCATACTTCGCCCTCGCTCTACTCGGCGCGTACCTCACCTATCAGCTCGGCGTGGCCTTCCACGTCCCTCCCTGGCTTGCGGTGCTCGCCATCGTGCCCGCGTTCTTCCTCGTCGGCGTCCTTCTCCACCTCGTCTTCGCCTACTTCCGGGTCACCGAGTTCACCTCGCTACTGGTGACCTTCGGCCTCACCGTCATCCTCGAGTCCGTGATCCAGTGGTTCTGGACGGCGGACTTCCGCCGCTACGAGACCCCGTACGCGACGGCTTCGCTGCGGGCCGGGCCGATCTTCGTCCCGCTGCTCGAGCTGGCCGCGTGCGTGACCGCGGTGGCGCTGGCCCTGGGCACGTGGGCGTGGCTCCGTTTCACCTACGTCGGCAAGTCACTGCGGGCCAGCGCCGAGGATCCGGCCATGGCCGCCGCCTTCGGCGTGAACCACCGGGCGCAGGCGCTGCTCCTCTCGGGCGTGAGCGCGGCCTATGCTGGCATCGCCGGGGCCTTCATCGCCCTGATCGCCACCCTGGCGCCCGCTCAGATCTGGGCGTGGGTCGGCGTGGTGTTCGCGGTCGCCATCATCGGCGGCCTCGCCAATCCCATCGGCGCGCTGCTCGCGGGGCTCTTCATCGGGATCAGCGAGTCGCTCACGATGGCGGTGGTGGCGCCGGCCTGGGCGCCCCTGGTGTCGTTCTCCGCGCTGATCGTGCTGCTGATCGCGCGGCCGGGGCGCGCGTGA
- a CDS encoding hydantoinase/oxoprolinase family protein — translation MALRIGIDIGGTFTDLVALDEATGAMVDTKALSTPHDLLEGILRCVDQVGARLADCRLAIHGTTIGINALLERKGARTGLITTAGFRDVLEIGRGNFLRMYDVLYQRPTPLVPRGRCLEVKERLTSHGDVLVPLDEDALRDAARRLAADGVESVAVCLLFSFRNPAHERRAAELIAEVMPGASVSVSHRITQEWREYERTSTTVVNAYIRPTMDRYLGAFEDGLRGRGFGGQLLITQSNGGACSLAAASSKPVHTIESGPAAGAIGCASLAQALGADRLISFDMGGTTAKCAIVERGLVQTTDEYHVDGHPLRIPVIDINEVSAGGGTIAWIDAGGALTLGPQSAGADPGPVSYGRGGIEPTVTDANLALGRIAPDRFLGGTMPLDLAAANRAIDDRLALPLGLARHSAAAGVVRLADVKMALAVRSIITERGLDPRDYTLVAYGGGGPLHAVAIARELGIPRVIVPPSPSTFSAWGMLATDLRHDLVRTVLEPLEGTDAAWAEARYAEMEREITSILPAVGASTRHRAADLRYLGQEHTVTVDVATLAEWSTLRARFDEAHRRAYGYAAPEVEVQLLNLRLAVVYPLERPRLPALAPGDGRAPAVETRKIYSTLTRDLLEYRVVARERLRAGDTLAGPAAVEEAGTTTLIEPRDELRVEGNACLVIAVAKGV, via the coding sequence GTGGCACTCCGGATCGGCATCGACATCGGGGGCACCTTCACCGACCTGGTCGCGCTCGACGAGGCGACCGGCGCCATGGTGGACACCAAGGCTCTCTCTACCCCTCACGATCTTCTCGAGGGCATCCTCCGCTGCGTGGATCAGGTCGGCGCCCGGCTGGCCGACTGCCGGCTGGCGATCCACGGCACGACCATCGGCATCAACGCGCTGCTCGAGCGCAAGGGCGCGCGCACGGGGCTCATCACCACCGCGGGCTTCCGGGACGTGCTGGAGATCGGCCGCGGCAACTTCCTCCGCATGTACGACGTCCTCTACCAGCGCCCCACGCCCCTGGTGCCGCGCGGGCGCTGTCTCGAGGTGAAAGAGCGGCTGACGTCTCATGGTGACGTGCTGGTGCCGCTGGACGAGGACGCCCTACGCGACGCGGCCCGCCGGCTCGCCGCCGACGGCGTCGAGTCGGTGGCGGTGTGCCTGCTCTTCTCGTTCCGCAACCCGGCGCACGAGCGGCGCGCCGCCGAGCTGATCGCGGAGGTGATGCCGGGCGCCTCGGTCTCGGTGTCGCACCGGATCACCCAGGAGTGGCGCGAGTACGAGCGGACGAGCACCACCGTGGTCAACGCCTACATCCGGCCCACCATGGACCGCTACCTCGGCGCCTTCGAGGACGGGCTCCGAGGCCGGGGCTTCGGCGGGCAGCTCCTCATCACCCAGTCCAACGGCGGCGCCTGCTCCCTGGCCGCGGCGTCCTCCAAGCCCGTGCACACGATCGAGTCGGGTCCGGCCGCGGGCGCCATCGGCTGCGCGAGCCTCGCGCAGGCGCTGGGCGCCGATCGCCTCATCTCGTTCGACATGGGCGGGACCACCGCGAAGTGCGCCATCGTGGAGCGCGGGCTGGTGCAGACCACGGACGAATACCACGTGGACGGCCACCCGCTGCGGATTCCCGTCATCGACATCAACGAGGTGAGCGCGGGCGGCGGCACCATCGCGTGGATCGACGCAGGCGGCGCGCTGACCCTGGGGCCGCAGAGCGCGGGCGCCGATCCTGGCCCGGTTTCGTATGGACGCGGCGGCATCGAGCCCACCGTCACCGACGCCAACCTGGCGCTGGGCCGCATCGCCCCCGACCGGTTCCTGGGCGGCACCATGCCGCTCGACCTCGCCGCCGCCAATCGCGCCATCGACGACCGCCTCGCCCTGCCGCTCGGCCTCGCGCGGCACAGCGCGGCAGCCGGCGTGGTGCGCCTCGCCGACGTGAAGATGGCCCTCGCGGTGCGCAGCATTATCACCGAGCGCGGCCTCGACCCTCGCGACTACACCCTGGTCGCCTACGGCGGGGGCGGTCCCCTGCACGCGGTGGCCATCGCCCGCGAGCTGGGCATCCCGCGCGTGATCGTCCCTCCGTCGCCCTCCACGTTCTCGGCGTGGGGCATGCTCGCCACCGACCTCCGCCACGACCTGGTCCGCACCGTGCTCGAGCCGCTCGAGGGCACGGATGCTGCTTGGGCGGAGGCGCGATACGCCGAGATGGAGCGGGAGATCACCTCCATCCTGCCCGCGGTGGGAGCGTCCACGCGGCATCGCGCCGCCGATCTCCGCTATCTCGGGCAGGAGCACACCGTGACGGTGGACGTGGCGACGCTGGCGGAGTGGTCCACCCTGCGGGCGCGATTCGACGAGGCGCACCGGCGCGCCTACGGCTACGCCGCCCCGGAGGTGGAGGTGCAGCTCCTGAACCTGCGCCTCGCCGTGGTGTACCCGCTGGAGCGGCCGCGCCTGCCCGCGCTCGCGCCGGGCGACGGACGCGCGCCCGCCGTCGAGACGCGGAAGATCTACTCCACGCTCACTCGAGATCTCCTCGAGTATCGTGTGGTCGCGCGGGAGCGCCTCCGGGCCGGTGACACCCTCGCGGGCCCCGCCGCCGTCGAGGAAGCCGGCACGACCACGCTGATCGAGCCGCGCGACGAGCTCCGCGTGGAAGGAAACGCCTGTCTCGTGATCGCCGTGGCGAAAGGAGTCTAG
- a CDS encoding catechol 1,2-dioxygenase, translated as MPVIKVRDLAFGRLHAPDLDAQEEFLTHFGMIRAARTPDALYMRGTGPRHHIHVTHKAADAAFIGFAYLAASEDDLVRIAKAPGASPVEPLDEPGGGKRVRLREPNGYQMEVVHGIAALPEIAVARDEMNTGNDPLRRAGRVLRLPKSPAPIKRIGHGVLGTPKVRETVAWFRDMLGFIGSDDIYLGSKDNIIGSFNRVDCGDEYVDHHSLFCVMNERAGLNHMSFEVPDVDAVFKDHEYLAGLGKYEHMWGVGRHLLGSQVYDYWADPWGRVHERWADTDRLNVKSGSNLLTAEEGFVSQWGADPPKKFLGHVSP; from the coding sequence ATGCCGGTCATCAAGGTGCGCGACCTCGCCTTCGGCCGCCTCCACGCGCCGGATCTCGACGCGCAGGAGGAGTTCCTCACCCACTTCGGGATGATCCGCGCCGCGCGCACCCCCGACGCCCTCTACATGCGCGGCACCGGACCCCGGCACCACATCCACGTCACGCACAAGGCCGCCGACGCCGCCTTCATCGGCTTCGCCTACCTCGCGGCGAGCGAGGATGACCTCGTCCGAATCGCGAAGGCGCCCGGCGCCTCCCCTGTCGAGCCCCTCGACGAGCCAGGCGGGGGCAAGCGGGTGCGGCTCCGCGAGCCCAATGGGTATCAGATGGAAGTGGTGCACGGGATCGCCGCCCTCCCCGAGATCGCCGTGGCGCGCGATGAGATGAACACCGGCAACGATCCGCTGCGCCGCGCCGGCCGGGTGCTGCGCCTGCCCAAGTCCCCCGCCCCCATCAAGCGTATCGGTCATGGAGTGCTGGGCACGCCCAAGGTACGGGAGACCGTGGCCTGGTTCCGCGACATGCTCGGCTTCATCGGCTCGGACGACATCTATTTGGGGTCGAAGGACAACATCATCGGCTCGTTCAACCGGGTCGACTGCGGCGACGAGTACGTGGACCACCACTCGCTCTTCTGCGTGATGAACGAGCGCGCCGGCCTCAACCACATGTCCTTCGAGGTGCCGGACGTGGACGCCGTCTTCAAGGACCACGAGTACCTGGCCGGGCTCGGCAAGTACGAGCACATGTGGGGCGTGGGCCGGCATCTCCTCGGGAGCCAGGTCTACGACTACTGGGCCGATCCGTGGGGCCGGGTGCACGAGCGCTGGGCCGACACCGACCGGCTCAATGTGAAGAGCGGCTCCAATCTCCTGACCGCCGAGGAGGGCTTCGTGAGCCAGTGGGGCGCCGACCCGCCGAAGAAGTTCCTCGGCCACGTCTCCCCCTGA
- a CDS encoding hydantoinase B/oxoprolinase family protein, with protein sequence MGNQPLDAVTVEVVRAALNAAAERMRITMIKTAYSHIISESLDFGCAIFDPDVQMIAQGIGLPVFQGHLGFPIEATIRDRGIGAFREGDVFIHNDPYAGNGNHLNDVAMYAPVFWEGQLTGFVSVKAHWSDVGGPVPSSMQVGSREFRQEGLRFQSVRLFDRGQMNDEVMRLIRANIRTESGTLKDVQAMIAVCRAGEAYFKEILAKYGRDTVLESTRVYMEQSERRTRAELAKVPAGTYQAVAHFDNDGITLDQPVRVAMAITVDERGMTVDFEGSSPQVAGPFNCGDAITISACRLLIKCLTTPLTPVDEGCFRPLAVKIPRRSVLAAEEPAPTARYYVPINLLIDLGLRALAPAMPERIPAGSYGDQMPTIAFGTHPETGRLFIQGDLNAGGTGGRPAHDGESGMIIFAGSTARNNPVEVVESRNGAIRILRYGLRQDSGGAGRYRGGLGIEREYEFLAPAFITFSLERKVTPPWGLAGGRDGAVNGVEITAPDGAVRQVRKATQHPIGAGERVRIMTGGGGGYGPPASRDPEAVRRDVREGYVSAEAARRDYGARE encoded by the coding sequence ATGGGCAATCAGCCGCTCGATGCCGTGACCGTGGAGGTGGTGCGGGCCGCGCTCAATGCCGCGGCCGAGCGCATGCGGATCACCATGATCAAGACCGCCTACAGCCACATCATCAGCGAGAGCCTCGACTTCGGCTGCGCGATCTTCGATCCCGACGTGCAGATGATCGCCCAGGGCATCGGCCTTCCGGTGTTCCAGGGGCACCTGGGCTTCCCCATCGAGGCGACGATCCGCGACCGGGGAATCGGGGCCTTCCGCGAGGGCGACGTCTTCATCCACAACGATCCCTATGCCGGCAACGGCAATCACCTGAACGACGTGGCCATGTACGCGCCCGTGTTCTGGGAGGGCCAGCTCACCGGCTTCGTCTCCGTGAAGGCGCACTGGAGCGACGTGGGCGGCCCGGTGCCCAGCAGCATGCAGGTGGGCTCGCGCGAGTTCCGGCAGGAAGGGCTGCGTTTTCAATCCGTCCGGTTGTTCGATCGCGGCCAGATGAACGACGAGGTGATGCGGCTCATCCGCGCCAACATCCGCACGGAGAGCGGCACGCTCAAGGACGTCCAGGCCATGATCGCGGTCTGCCGCGCCGGCGAGGCCTACTTCAAGGAGATCCTGGCCAAGTACGGCCGCGACACCGTGCTCGAGTCCACGCGCGTCTACATGGAGCAGTCGGAGCGACGCACCCGCGCCGAGCTGGCGAAGGTCCCCGCCGGCACGTATCAGGCGGTCGCGCACTTCGACAACGACGGCATCACCCTCGACCAGCCGGTGCGGGTGGCGATGGCGATCACCGTCGACGAGCGCGGCATGACGGTGGACTTCGAGGGGTCGAGCCCCCAGGTGGCGGGGCCATTCAATTGCGGCGACGCCATCACGATCAGCGCCTGCCGCCTCCTCATCAAATGCCTGACCACCCCGCTCACGCCGGTGGACGAGGGGTGCTTCCGCCCCCTCGCGGTGAAGATCCCAAGGCGGTCGGTTCTCGCCGCCGAGGAGCCCGCGCCCACCGCGCGCTACTACGTGCCGATCAATCTCCTCATCGATCTGGGCCTGCGCGCGCTCGCCCCGGCCATGCCAGAGCGCATCCCCGCCGGCTCCTACGGCGACCAGATGCCCACGATCGCCTTCGGCACGCACCCGGAGACGGGTCGGCTCTTCATCCAGGGCGATCTCAACGCGGGCGGCACCGGCGGGCGCCCCGCACACGACGGCGAGTCCGGCATGATCATCTTCGCGGGCTCCACCGCCCGCAACAATCCCGTGGAGGTCGTGGAGTCGCGCAACGGCGCCATCCGCATCCTCCGCTACGGGCTGCGCCAGGACTCGGGCGGTGCCGGCCGCTACCGCGGCGGCCTCGGCATCGAGCGCGAGTACGAGTTCCTCGCGCCGGCCTTCATCACCTTCAGCCTCGAGCGCAAGGTGACGCCGCCGTGGGGCCTCGCCGGCGGCCGCGACGGCGCGGTCAACGGCGTCGAGATCACGGCGCCCGACGGCGCGGTGCGCCAGGTGCGCAAGGCGACCCAGCACCCCATCGGCGCCGGCGAGCGCGTGCGCATCATGACGGGGGGCGGCGGCGGCTACGGCCCGCCCGCCTCGCGCGATCCGGAGGCGGTGCGCCGCGACGTGCGAGAGGGCTATGTCTCGGCCGAGGCGGCGCGGCGCGACTACGGCGCGCGCGAGTAG
- a CDS encoding DUF481 domain-containing protein — protein sequence MWTRIMLVAALMLATTPAYADEVVFLNGDRLTGKIVSATGGKLVLKTDAAGEITIDMTKVKTFSTDEPILVKVGEQTQVSSKVTPGNDGQVQAQIAPGTTPQPLAIKDITALNPEPPTWHGSLALTGLFTSGNSETTQIGFSAAASKRWETERLTFLAGYTFGREKDPDTNEKRTTTDYGFASAKFDHFFTKKLYGYALAKIEHDEVADLEIRLSSSVGPGYQWFEGPTFNLSTEVGLAYVYEKFKHQDSQDFLGPRFAYAVDWTPIPVLTLFHTFEYIPAFDDFTGDYLINLTAGAKVRIVKSFFTNARFEWAYDSTPARGREKSDTRFLLGVGWDF from the coding sequence ATGTGGACCCGGATCATGCTCGTGGCAGCGCTGATGCTCGCGACTACCCCGGCCTATGCCGATGAGGTCGTCTTCCTCAACGGCGACCGCCTCACGGGCAAGATCGTCAGCGCCACCGGGGGCAAGCTCGTCCTGAAGACCGACGCCGCCGGCGAGATCACCATCGACATGACCAAGGTCAAGACCTTCTCCACCGACGAGCCCATCCTGGTGAAGGTCGGGGAGCAGACCCAGGTGAGCTCCAAGGTCACCCCCGGCAACGACGGGCAGGTGCAGGCGCAGATCGCGCCGGGCACCACGCCGCAACCGCTGGCGATCAAGGACATCACCGCCCTCAATCCCGAGCCGCCCACGTGGCACGGGTCGCTCGCCCTGACCGGCCTCTTCACCAGTGGCAACTCCGAGACGACGCAGATCGGCTTCAGCGCGGCGGCGAGCAAGCGCTGGGAGACCGAGCGGCTCACTTTCCTCGCCGGCTACACGTTCGGGCGCGAAAAGGATCCCGACACCAACGAGAAGAGAACGACCACCGACTACGGGTTCGCGTCCGCCAAGTTCGATCACTTCTTCACGAAAAAATTGTACGGCTATGCCCTCGCCAAGATCGAGCACGACGAGGTGGCCGACCTCGAGATCCGCCTCTCGTCCAGCGTGGGCCCGGGGTATCAGTGGTTCGAGGGGCCGACCTTCAACCTCTCGACGGAGGTCGGCTTGGCGTACGTCTACGAAAAATTCAAGCACCAGGACAGCCAGGACTTCCTCGGCCCCCGCTTCGCCTACGCAGTCGACTGGACGCCCATTCCGGTGCTGACGCTCTTCCACACGTTCGAGTACATCCCGGCCTTCGACGATTTCACGGGCGATTACCTCATCAACCTCACCGCGGGCGCGAAGGTGAGGATCGTCAAGTCCTTCTTCACGAACGCGCGGTTCGAGTGGGCGTATGACAGCACCCCCGCCCGCGGACGCGAGAAGTCCGACACGCGCTTCCTCCTCGGGGTGGGCTGGGACTTCTGA
- a CDS encoding EthD domain-containing protein, which produces MIKLVFCLRRQPHLSREEFQRYWRERHAPLVREAAAALGARRYVQVHTLTSPVNEGLRRGRGGPEEYDGVAELWFDSLDTLVASGATPEGRAAGRRLLEDERRFIDLARSPVWIAEEYEVVAPSPAAR; this is translated from the coding sequence ATGATCAAGCTCGTGTTCTGCCTCCGGCGCCAGCCGCATCTCAGCCGCGAGGAGTTCCAGCGCTACTGGCGCGAGCGTCACGCGCCGCTGGTGCGCGAGGCGGCGGCCGCGCTGGGCGCCCGACGCTATGTGCAGGTGCACACCCTCACGAGCCCCGTGAACGAGGGGCTCCGTCGCGGGCGCGGCGGCCCCGAGGAATACGACGGCGTCGCCGAGCTCTGGTTCGACAGCCTGGACACGCTCGTCGCCTCGGGGGCCACGCCGGAGGGGCGCGCCGCCGGACGCCGGCTCCTCGAAGACGAGCGGCGCTTCATCGACCTCGCGCGGTCACCCGTCTGGATCGCCGAGGAGTACGAGGTGGTCGCCCCGTCCCCTGCCGCCCGCTGA
- a CDS encoding cobalamin-independent methionine synthase II family protein, with the protein MLNATRGQILPTSITGSYPRPHWFTEELRGRGFKDALGDSRFREQYLDAVACLIREQESAGLHIVTDGDSRFDLTVGGKSWFFYVIERLRGITGHVDRSAGRGWTSLKPGHILYEVMEAYQPAVVGAAVDGGDLQYDALFKVAQRMTARPVKFGAITAQSLAKMLVNRHYAADRDLILALADIFNAELRKVAAAGCRVIQVEEPQHHIGGAQGASDKDLEFYTEAVNREIAGVDTEIWLHTCWGNPNQQPLHWERPSYERSLPYLLATDADVLTLECASTNGRDLHLLGKHRTDKKIAIGVVNHSIAAVEPPEFVAGITRKALEHVPPERLILSTDCGFGREGLARRIAFYKSVSINLGANIVRRELRLPEVDIPAADPRFTFAG; encoded by the coding sequence ATGCTCAACGCCACGCGTGGCCAGATCCTCCCCACAAGCATCACCGGGTCCTATCCCCGCCCTCACTGGTTCACCGAGGAGCTGCGCGGCCGCGGCTTCAAGGACGCGCTGGGCGATTCGCGCTTCCGCGAGCAGTACCTGGACGCGGTGGCGTGCCTGATCCGCGAGCAGGAGTCGGCCGGCCTTCACATCGTGACCGACGGCGACTCGCGCTTCGATCTCACGGTGGGTGGCAAGTCCTGGTTCTTCTACGTGATCGAGCGGCTGCGCGGCATCACGGGCCATGTGGACCGGTCGGCGGGCCGCGGCTGGACCTCGCTCAAGCCCGGGCACATCCTCTACGAGGTGATGGAGGCCTATCAGCCTGCGGTGGTAGGCGCGGCGGTGGACGGCGGCGACCTCCAGTACGACGCCCTCTTCAAGGTCGCCCAGCGCATGACTGCGCGCCCCGTCAAGTTCGGCGCCATCACCGCCCAGTCCCTCGCCAAGATGCTCGTGAACCGGCACTACGCCGCCGATCGCGATCTCATCCTTGCCCTCGCCGACATCTTCAACGCCGAGCTGCGCAAGGTGGCGGCGGCAGGCTGCCGCGTCATCCAGGTCGAAGAGCCCCAGCACCACATCGGAGGCGCTCAGGGCGCGAGCGACAAGGACCTCGAGTTCTATACCGAGGCGGTCAATCGCGAGATCGCGGGCGTGGACACCGAGATCTGGCTGCACACCTGCTGGGGCAATCCCAATCAGCAACCGTTGCACTGGGAGCGGCCGAGCTACGAACGCTCCCTGCCCTATCTCCTCGCCACCGACGCCGACGTGCTCACGCTGGAGTGCGCGTCCACGAACGGGCGCGACCTCCACCTGCTCGGGAAGCACCGCACCGACAAGAAGATCGCCATCGGCGTGGTGAACCACTCCATCGCGGCGGTGGAGCCGCCGGAGTTCGTGGCCGGCATCACCCGGAAGGCGCTGGAGCACGTGCCCCCCGAGCGGCTCATCCTCTCCACCGACTGCGGGTTCGGCCGCGAGGGCCTGGCCCGCCGCATCGCCTTCTACAAGTCCGTCAGCATCAATCTCGGCGCCAACATCGTCCGCCGCGAGCTCCGCCTTCCCGAGGTGGACATTCCCGCCGCGGATCCCCGCTTCACCTTCGCTGGATAG
- a CDS encoding Ldh family oxidoreductase: MPTNVKADVIRDQLVSVLAAWGMSAPHAQTTADMMVETDLRGVDSHGISMLPTYDREQRAGRLNMTPTFKTVREGPAFALIDADASLGHPVSAHAMNLAVDKCLAAGVGVVTVRNSHHFGAAGCYAKIAADRGVIGLVTSATRGVTMVPTFGAEPVMGTNPIAFAAPARRNPPFLLDMATTTVAAGKVKVYKLNHKPVPPGWVVDGDGRAVTDPEQAFGYVFDRPEGGISPLGGTRDLGGHKGYGLAVLVHILAGTLSGSSFSPIRNRTQRPSDPHDIGHFFLAIDPRAFRDPGEFEEDLDQVIEVLHGARRADAAQPVLVAGDPELITRQQRLETGVPVPEDLMVQLREVAERAKVSFLLAAGAPR; encoded by the coding sequence ATGCCGACCAACGTCAAGGCCGACGTCATTCGCGATCAGCTCGTCTCCGTGCTCGCCGCCTGGGGTATGAGCGCCCCGCACGCCCAGACCACCGCGGACATGATGGTGGAGACCGATCTCCGCGGCGTGGATTCCCACGGGATCTCCATGCTGCCGACCTACGACCGCGAGCAGCGCGCGGGTCGCCTCAACATGACGCCGACCTTCAAGACGGTGCGGGAAGGCCCCGCCTTTGCGCTCATCGACGCCGACGCGTCGCTGGGTCATCCCGTGTCCGCGCACGCCATGAACCTCGCCGTGGACAAGTGCCTCGCCGCCGGCGTGGGCGTGGTCACCGTGCGGAACTCGCACCACTTCGGCGCCGCCGGCTGCTACGCCAAGATCGCGGCGGACCGCGGCGTGATCGGGCTCGTGACCTCCGCGACCCGCGGCGTCACCATGGTGCCGACCTTCGGCGCCGAGCCGGTGATGGGCACGAACCCCATCGCCTTCGCCGCGCCCGCCCGGCGCAATCCGCCCTTCCTCCTCGACATGGCCACCACCACCGTGGCGGCCGGCAAGGTGAAGGTCTACAAGCTCAATCACAAGCCCGTGCCTCCGGGCTGGGTGGTGGACGGTGACGGCCGCGCGGTCACCGATCCCGAGCAGGCCTTCGGCTACGTGTTCGACCGGCCTGAGGGCGGCATCTCCCCCCTCGGGGGCACGCGGGATCTCGGCGGCCACAAGGGCTATGGCCTCGCCGTGCTCGTCCACATCCTCGCCGGCACCCTCTCCGGCTCGTCTTTCTCTCCCATCCGCAACCGCACCCAGCGCCCCTCCGACCCCCACGACATCGGCCACTTCTTCCTCGCCATCGACCCGCGCGCCTTCCGAGACCCCGGTGAATTCGAGGAGGATCTGGACCAGGTCATCGAGGTGCTGCACGGCGCGCGCCGGGCCGACGCCGCCCAGCCCGTGCTCGTTGCGGGCGACCCCGAGCTGATCACCCGGCAACAGCGACTGGAGACGGGCGTGCCCGTTCCCGAAGACCTGATGGTCCAGCTCCGCGAGGTGGCCGAGCGGGCGAAGGTGTCGTTCCTCCTGGCCGCGGGAGCGCCGCGATGA
- a CDS encoding amino acid ABC transporter substrate-binding protein: MLGLHRIGRRGAGAALALLMVAAPALAAPSGPPIRIGGTLALTGPLAPTALLHKIAGEIYVEELNKGNGLLGRPVEWVLLDDQSKADVTRSLYEKLITVDKVDLIIGPYATGGILSAMSVAERYQKIYVHHSFGMPHLAKYAYHFPTAAFGPEPAKTVPTLVYDALAATSKPPKTVAIVTSKFPSAQFQSSGAKEVAEKRGLKVPLYIEYEFGTRDFGAIAARIKDANADFLWIGALGLDGNQILEALKKLDYTPSRHFHLFPAPGPLALAPDGKLALSHTFYEEHPPMLNNTGAAKLIPLFRERAAKANVPYTVVDSQVANSFAAWQVIEAAVTATKSLDDKVLGEWIKKNRIDTIVGRLRFDGPNNYGDDLSKVKQVQDGKWVVVWPKEFAAPGARLLPP; encoded by the coding sequence ATGCTCGGACTACACCGGATCGGTCGGCGCGGCGCCGGCGCCGCCCTCGCGCTGCTCATGGTCGCCGCGCCGGCGTTGGCCGCCCCGTCCGGCCCGCCCATCCGCATCGGCGGCACCCTGGCCCTCACCGGCCCCCTCGCCCCCACCGCGCTGCTGCATAAGATCGCGGGCGAGATTTACGTGGAGGAGCTCAACAAAGGCAACGGGCTGCTCGGACGCCCGGTGGAGTGGGTGCTGCTCGACGATCAGTCCAAGGCCGATGTCACGCGGAGTCTTTACGAGAAGCTCATCACCGTCGACAAGGTCGACCTCATCATCGGGCCCTACGCGACGGGCGGCATCCTGTCGGCGATGTCGGTGGCGGAGCGGTACCAGAAGATCTACGTGCACCACTCGTTCGGCATGCCCCACCTGGCCAAGTACGCGTACCACTTCCCCACCGCGGCCTTCGGCCCGGAGCCGGCGAAGACCGTTCCCACTCTGGTGTACGACGCGCTCGCCGCCACATCGAAGCCGCCGAAGACCGTGGCCATCGTGACCAGCAAGTTCCCGTCCGCCCAGTTCCAGTCCTCGGGCGCGAAGGAGGTGGCGGAGAAGCGCGGACTCAAGGTGCCGCTCTACATCGAGTACGAGTTCGGCACGCGCGACTTTGGCGCCATTGCCGCGCGCATCAAGGACGCCAACGCGGATTTCCTGTGGATCGGGGCCCTGGGTCTCGATGGCAATCAGATCCTGGAGGCGCTCAAGAAGCTGGACTACACGCCGTCGCGCCATTTCCACCTCTTTCCCGCGCCCGGTCCGCTGGCGCTCGCGCCCGACGGCAAGCTCGCTCTCTCTCACACCTTCTACGAGGAGCACCCGCCGATGCTCAACAACACGGGCGCGGCGAAGCTGATCCCGCTCTTCCGCGAGCGCGCGGCGAAGGCGAACGTCCCGTACACGGTCGTGGACTCCCAGGTCGCCAACTCCTTTGCCGCCTGGCAGGTGATCGAGGCGGCGGTTACCGCCACGAAGAGCCTGGACGACAAGGTGCTCGGCGAGTGGATCAAGAAGAACCGCATCGACACCATCGTGGGGCGCTTGCGCTTCGACGGCCCCAACAACTACGGCGACGACCTCTCGAAGGTGAAGCAGGTGCAGGACGGCAAGTGGGTGGTGGTATGGCCCAAGGAGTTCGCCGCCCCCGGCGCCCGCCTGCTGCCCCCGTGA